The proteins below come from a single Microtus ochrogaster isolate Prairie Vole_2 chromosome 22, MicOch1.0, whole genome shotgun sequence genomic window:
- the Lipt2 gene encoding putative lipoyltransferase 2, mitochondrial translates to MQLPVVRLVWLGRAHYSELLALQEQWLRRLQAEPRPGPPSGTEAGAVLVCEPAGPVYTGGLRGGLTPEEIPRLRALGAEVRATGRGGLATFHGPGQLLCHPVLDLRLLGLRLRTHVAALEACAVRLCELRGLRGARALPPPYTGVWLGERKICAIGVRCGRHITSHGLALNCSTDLTWFEHIVPCGLVGTGVTSLSEALQRLVTVDEVMPSFLVAFQETFKCTLISEDSPS, encoded by the exons ATGCAGCTGCCCGTGGTCCGGCTGGTGTGGCTCGGGCGGGCTCACTACTCCGAACTGCTGGCGCTGCAGGAGCAGTGGCTGCGGCGGCTGCAGGCTGAGCCTCGCCCGGGGCCCCCGTCGGGGACCGAGGCGGGCGCGGTCTTGGTTTGCGAGCCGGCGGGGCCCGTGTACACCGGCGGGCTACGCGGAGGCCTGACCCCCGAGGAGATTCCACGGCTGAGGGCCTTGGGAGCCGAGGTGCGCGCCACCGGCCGCGGCGGCCTGGCTACTTTCCACGGCCCGGGGCAGCTGCTGTGCCACCCTGTGCTGGATCTGCGGCTCCTAGGCCTGCGCCTGCGCACCCACGTGGCGGCGCTGGAGGCGTGCGCCGTGCGCCTGTGCGAGCTCCGGGGGCTGCGGGGAGCCCGAGCGCTGCCGCCACCCTACACCGGTGTCTGGCTGGGCGAGCGCAAGATCTGCGCTATTG GAGTCCGCTGTGGAAGACACATTACATCCCACGGCCTGGCTCTGAACTGTTCTACAGACCTCACGTGGTTTGAGCACATTGTGCCCTGTGGACTAGTTGGGACAGGAGTCACTTCCCTGAGTGAGGCTCTCCAGAGACTCGTCACTGTGGATGAAGTAATGCCATCTTTCCTTGTGGCCTTCCAGGAGACTTTCAAGTGCACGTTAATCTCTGAGGACAGCCCCAGCTGA